In a single window of the Pseudomonadota bacterium genome:
- a CDS encoding B12-binding domain-containing protein: protein MSDDIQQHDDDEEDIILSELETDELVEQMHDDLYNGLKEEIVEGTEILLERGWAPDKVLADALVEGMRIVGIDFRDGILFVPEVLMAANAMKGGMAILRPLLAETGAETVGKMVIGTVKGDIHDIGKNLVSMMMEGAGFEVIDIGINNPVENYLEAIEEHKPDILGMSALLTTTMPYMKVVIDTLKEQGMRDDYIVLVGGAPLNEEFGQAIGADAYCRDAAVAVETAKSMVAERRAAR, encoded by the coding sequence ATGTCAGACGATATCCAGCAGCACGATGACGATGAAGAAGACATCATCCTGTCTGAACTCGAGACCGACGAGCTCGTCGAGCAGATGCACGATGACCTCTACAACGGCCTGAAAGAGGAAATCGTCGAAGGCACCGAGATCCTGCTGGAGCGCGGTTGGGCACCGGACAAGGTCCTGGCTGACGCCCTGGTCGAGGGCATGCGCATCGTCGGTATCGATTTCCGCGACGGCATTCTGTTCGTGCCCGAGGTGTTGATGGCCGCCAACGCAATGAAAGGCGGCATGGCCATCCTCCGTCCCCTGCTCGCCGAGACCGGCGCCGAAACGGTCGGCAAGATGGTGATCGGCACGGTCAAGGGCGACATCCACGACATCGGCAAGAATCTGGTCTCGATGATGATGGAGGGCGCCGGCTTCGAGGTGATCGACATCGGCATCAACAACCCGGTCGAGAACTACCTCGAGGCGATCGAGGAACACAAGCCGGACATTCTCGGCATGTCCGCGTTGCTCACCACCACCATGCCCTACATGAAGGTCGTCATAGACACCCTCAAGGAACAAGGCATGCGCGACGACTACATCGTGCTGGTCGGGGGTGCCCCGCTGAACGAGGAGTTCGGTCAGGCGATCGGCGCCGACGCCTACTGCCGTGACGCCGCTGTTGCCGTCGAAACCGCGAAATCCATGGTGGCCGAGCGCCGCGCCGCGCGCTGA
- a CDS encoding DUF1638 domain-containing protein has product MPCDTESSRKTRSPDTPVAKTTLVIACGALAHEITALQRLGNWQHIAVQCLPAELHNRPDKIPEAVRAKIQAGRDRFAHLFVAYADCGTGGLLDKVLREEGVERLPGDHCYGFFAGQNAFDAISEAELGTFYLTDFLARHFDRLIWRGMGLEAHPELLPMMFGNYTRLLYLAQKPTDDLQHRAQQAADKLGLRYEFKQTGYGELATELTSVAEKTITWRNL; this is encoded by the coding sequence ATGCCGTGTGACACCGAATCCAGCCGCAAGACGCGATCCCCCGACACCCCTGTTGCCAAGACCACACTTGTCATTGCCTGTGGTGCGCTTGCGCACGAAATCACGGCCTTGCAACGACTCGGCAACTGGCAACACATTGCCGTTCAATGCCTGCCAGCCGAGCTGCACAACCGACCCGACAAGATCCCTGAAGCGGTACGGGCCAAGATCCAGGCGGGTCGTGATCGTTTCGCGCACCTGTTTGTCGCGTATGCCGACTGCGGCACCGGCGGTCTGCTCGACAAGGTGCTGCGCGAGGAAGGCGTGGAGCGCTTGCCCGGCGACCACTGCTACGGTTTTTTCGCCGGGCAAAACGCATTCGATGCGATTAGCGAGGCCGAGCTTGGCACGTTTTACCTGACCGATTTTCTGGCGCGCCACTTCGACCGCTTGATCTGGCGGGGCATGGGGTTGGAGGCGCACCCGGAACTGTTGCCCATGATGTTCGGCAACTACACACGCCTGCTCTACCTTGCGCAGAAGCCTACGGACGACTTGCAGCACCGTGCGCAACAGGCTGCCGACAAGCTTGGCTTGCGCTACGAGTTCAAGCAAACGGGGTATGGCGAACTCGCCACAGAACTGACATCCGTCGCGGAGAAAACAATCACATGGCGAAACTTGTAA
- a CDS encoding virulence factor, translating into MAKLVTIWWRDIPSQVTVKKGRKNGKVLLSERFQEAIDRAAMRAGKKTTDEYLEDWRREEREVEGELQAIADAEAAALEARYSDDDLKQLERQHGHAQTADN; encoded by the coding sequence ATGGCGAAACTTGTAACCATTTGGTGGCGGGACATCCCCTCACAGGTCACCGTAAAAAAAGGCCGCAAGAACGGAAAAGTCCTGTTATCCGAGCGCTTCCAGGAAGCGATAGACAGGGCCGCAATGCGTGCGGGGAAAAAGACCACCGACGAGTACCTCGAGGACTGGCGGCGTGAAGAGAGAGAGGTCGAGGGCGAGTTGCAAGCAATCGCAGACGCCGAGGCCGCTGCACTGGAGGCTCGGTACAGTGATGACGATCTGAAACAACTGGAGCGCCAACACGGCCACGCGCAAACCGCCGACAACTGA
- a CDS encoding methylenetetrahydrofolate reductase — protein sequence MNSDINTSDIESTVQAFMRDFTLETTPGQAAKLESYQGILREGTTVAVTFLPGSDYRDTVKTAARLRAEGFEPAPHFAARSIASRDEFNDFVARCAGEAGVNHVVALAGGVDNPVGPYDSSMAILETGIFDKHGIAKVGVAGHPEGSPDISDALLTEALQWKNALSERTDAELYIATQFVFEAEPVIAWDKAIQAEGNRLPIHIGVPGLATIKTLLAHAKACGVGPSMRFLTRQAMNVAKLMTVSAPDKLVTALAQYQATDPDCGISHVHMYPLGSFKKTADWSYAVADGAIRMNAKRDGFEVDLPSA from the coding sequence ATGAACTCCGATATCAACACCAGCGACATTGAGAGCACAGTCCAGGCTTTCATGCGGGACTTTACGCTCGAGACGACACCTGGGCAGGCCGCCAAGCTCGAAAGCTACCAGGGCATCCTGCGCGAGGGCACGACCGTGGCCGTGACCTTCCTGCCCGGTTCCGACTACCGCGACACGGTGAAAACCGCTGCACGCTTGCGCGCCGAAGGCTTCGAACCCGCTCCGCACTTTGCCGCGCGATCGATCGCCAGCCGCGATGAATTCAACGACTTTGTCGCACGGTGCGCTGGCGAAGCCGGCGTCAACCACGTCGTCGCCCTGGCCGGTGGCGTGGACAACCCTGTCGGCCCCTACGACAGCTCGATGGCCATTCTCGAGACCGGTATTTTTGACAAGCATGGCATCGCGAAGGTTGGTGTGGCGGGTCATCCCGAGGGCAGCCCGGATATCAGCGATGCCCTGCTCACCGAAGCGTTGCAATGGAAGAATGCGTTGTCCGAGCGCACCGACGCAGAGCTGTATATCGCGACTCAGTTCGTGTTCGAAGCCGAACCCGTGATCGCCTGGGACAAAGCGATCCAGGCCGAGGGCAACCGACTGCCGATCCACATTGGTGTGCCGGGCCTCGCGACCATCAAGACCTTGCTGGCGCACGCCAAGGCCTGCGGCGTCGGGCCGTCCATGCGCTTTCTCACCCGACAGGCGATGAACGTCGCCAAGCTCATGACCGTCAGTGCACCGGACAAACTGGTCACAGCGCTCGCCCAGTACCAGGCGACCGACCCCGATTGCGGCATCAGCCATGTGCACATGTACCCGCTGGGCAGCTTCAAGAAAACCGCGGACTGGAGCTACGCCGTCGCCGACGGCGCGATCCGGATGAACGCGAAACGTGACGGATTCGAGGTCGATCTGCCCTCGGCTTGA
- a CDS encoding dihydropteroate synthase, with amino-acid sequence MSETVLTSASGKEWVMGFDRPFTIIGERINPTGRKILAEEMKNGDFSRVEADAVAQVQAGAHMLDVNAGIPLADEPGLLAKSIELVQNLCPNTPISIDSSIHEALEAGLAVCKGRPLLNSVTGETDRLEAVLPLVKKYDCAVVAISNDETGISEDPEVRYAVAKKIVEHAADHGIKPHDIVVDPLVMPIGALGQAGRQVFDILHKIRKELRCNTTCGASNISFGLPNRHGINAHFLAMAASHGMTSAIMNPLHEPEAQAIRAANVLMANDADCMAWIQQYREPPAAGSEGARGRRTSRRRRG; translated from the coding sequence ATGAGTGAAACAGTTCTCACATCAGCGAGCGGAAAGGAATGGGTCATGGGTTTCGACCGTCCTTTCACGATCATCGGCGAACGCATCAACCCGACTGGCCGAAAGATCCTCGCCGAGGAAATGAAAAACGGTGACTTCTCGCGCGTCGAGGCCGACGCGGTTGCCCAGGTGCAAGCCGGCGCGCACATGCTCGACGTCAACGCCGGCATCCCCTTGGCGGACGAACCCGGCCTGCTCGCCAAGTCGATCGAACTTGTTCAGAACCTGTGCCCGAACACGCCGATCTCCATTGACTCCTCGATCCACGAAGCACTCGAAGCCGGCCTCGCCGTGTGTAAGGGCCGCCCCCTGCTCAACTCAGTGACCGGTGAGACCGATCGCCTTGAAGCCGTGCTGCCGCTGGTGAAGAAGTACGATTGTGCCGTGGTTGCCATATCAAACGACGAGACAGGCATCTCGGAGGACCCGGAGGTCCGCTACGCTGTCGCCAAGAAGATCGTTGAACACGCGGCAGACCACGGCATCAAACCGCACGACATTGTCGTCGACCCTTTGGTCATGCCGATCGGTGCCCTGGGCCAGGCCGGCCGCCAAGTGTTCGACATTCTGCACAAAATCCGCAAGGAACTGCGTTGCAACACAACCTGTGGCGCTTCAAACATCAGCTTCGGCTTGCCCAACCGCCACGGCATCAACGCGCATTTTCTCGCCATGGCGGCGTCGCACGGGATGACCTCGGCCATCATGAACCCGCTGCACGAACCCGAGGCGCAAGCCATTCGCGCAGCCAACGTGTTGATGGCCAACGACGCGGACTGCATGGCATGGATCCAGCAGTACCGCGAGCCGCCTGCAGCGGGCAGCGAGGGCGCACGCGGTCGGCGTACCAGCCGCCGCCGCCGCGGGTAA
- a CDS encoding ASKHA domain-containing protein → MSSQDHRTPGLAHVAPTEIASEDALIVFTPSGRRGRFPKGTPLLNAARALGVDIDSVCGGRGLCGRCQVLCMEGSFPKHRIESTPASLSAFTKTESRFERVKKTKLDGRRLSCQATLLDDVVIDVPADSQVHKQVVRKDAAYIDIELDPIVRLYYVEVQEPDMHDPSGDLRRLKSALEFEWRLEGLTTDASLLQHIQPVLREGNWKVTVAVYRDEKIMAIWPGFRDKAYGLAVDVGSTTIAAHLCDLASGEVVNSAGIMNPQIRFGEDLMSRVSYVMMHEGGDLDMTEAVRDSLNSLIEAICEGTDATPETILSLTFVANPVMHHLLLGINPVELGGAPFALAIDEALNCFARDLDLRVHHNARVYVLPCVAGHVGADTAGVMLSEQPDTFDEVSLLVDVGTNAEIVLGNRQKLLACSSPTGPAFEGAQISGGQRAAPGAIERVRIDKTTLEPRFSIIGVEHWSNEDGFESALNDTGVTGICGSGIIEVVAEMYLSGIINQDGVIDGALSATNPRVFEDGRTHSYLLYDGEVRIVITQNDVRQIQLAKAALYAGVKLLMEHMDIDAVDRIRLAGAFGSHIDVTYAMVLGLIPDCGLNEVRSTGNAAGSGARIALLDRKSRERVEEMVRNVEKIETAVEPRFQEHFVNAMAFPNKVDAFPRLQEAVTLPENKVVEAAGAEGRGRRRRRARRG, encoded by the coding sequence ATGAGCAGTCAAGATCACCGCACACCGGGCCTCGCTCACGTTGCCCCTACCGAAATTGCGAGTGAAGATGCGCTGATCGTGTTCACGCCGTCGGGACGACGGGGGCGCTTTCCGAAGGGCACGCCATTGCTGAATGCCGCCCGCGCCCTGGGTGTCGACATCGATTCCGTGTGTGGCGGCCGCGGCCTCTGCGGCCGGTGTCAGGTGCTGTGCATGGAGGGCAGTTTCCCCAAACACCGCATCGAATCAACGCCAGCCAGCCTGTCGGCCTTCACGAAAACCGAATCCCGGTTCGAACGTGTCAAGAAAACCAAACTCGACGGGCGACGCCTGAGCTGCCAGGCCACCCTGCTCGACGATGTGGTCATCGATGTGCCGGCTGACAGCCAGGTGCACAAGCAGGTGGTGCGCAAGGACGCCGCCTACATCGACATCGAGCTCGACCCGATCGTCCGGCTCTACTATGTCGAGGTGCAAGAGCCGGACATGCACGACCCGAGCGGCGACCTGCGTCGACTCAAATCCGCGCTGGAGTTCGAATGGCGACTCGAGGGTCTGACCACTGACGCCAGCCTGTTGCAGCACATTCAACCGGTTCTGCGCGAGGGCAACTGGAAGGTCACGGTTGCGGTCTACCGCGACGAGAAGATCATGGCGATCTGGCCGGGTTTTCGTGACAAGGCCTACGGCTTGGCGGTGGACGTCGGCAGCACCACCATCGCCGCCCACCTGTGTGACCTCGCCAGTGGCGAGGTGGTCAATTCCGCTGGCATCATGAACCCGCAGATCCGCTTCGGCGAAGACCTCATGAGCCGCGTGTCCTACGTCATGATGCACGAAGGCGGCGACCTCGACATGACCGAGGCTGTGCGCGACTCGCTGAACAGCCTGATCGAGGCAATCTGCGAGGGAACCGACGCAACGCCGGAGACCATCCTGTCGTTGACCTTCGTTGCCAACCCGGTGATGCACCACTTGTTGCTCGGCATCAACCCGGTTGAACTCGGGGGCGCCCCCTTCGCACTCGCGATCGACGAGGCCCTGAACTGTTTCGCGCGCGATCTCGATTTGCGGGTGCACCACAATGCCCGCGTGTACGTGTTGCCGTGCGTGGCCGGCCACGTCGGCGCGGACACCGCAGGGGTGATGCTGTCCGAGCAACCCGACACCTTTGACGAGGTGAGCCTGCTTGTCGATGTCGGCACCAACGCCGAAATCGTGTTGGGTAACCGGCAGAAGCTGCTGGCGTGTTCCAGCCCGACCGGACCGGCCTTCGAAGGGGCACAGATCAGTGGCGGGCAGCGCGCCGCACCGGGGGCAATCGAGCGCGTGCGCATCGACAAGACAACCCTCGAACCCCGCTTCTCCATCATCGGCGTCGAGCACTGGTCCAACGAGGACGGCTTCGAATCCGCCCTCAACGACACCGGTGTCACCGGTATCTGCGGCTCAGGCATCATCGAAGTGGTTGCCGAGATGTACCTCAGCGGCATCATCAACCAGGACGGTGTCATTGACGGGGCCCTCAGCGCCACCAACCCGCGCGTGTTCGAGGACGGCCGCACGCACAGCTACCTCCTCTACGACGGCGAGGTACGCATCGTGATCACCCAGAACGATGTCCGCCAGATTCAACTCGCCAAGGCGGCGTTGTATGCCGGCGTCAAGCTGTTGATGGAACACATGGACATCGACGCGGTCGATCGCATCCGACTCGCCGGTGCTTTCGGGTCCCACATCGACGTGACATACGCGATGGTGCTCGGGTTGATACCGGATTGCGGGTTGAACGAGGTGCGCTCGACCGGCAACGCAGCAGGTTCCGGCGCGCGCATCGCGTTACTCGACCGCAAGTCGCGCGAGCGCGTCGAAGAGATGGTGCGCAACGTCGAGAAGATCGAAACCGCGGTGGAACCGCGATTTCAGGAACACTTTGTCAACGCGATGGCCTTCCCCAACAAGGTGGACGCGTTTCCGCGTCTGCAGGAAGCGGTCACGCTGCCGGAGAACAAGGTGGTCGAGGCAGCCGGTGCCGAGGGACGCGGACGACGGCGACGCCGCGCACGTCGCGGCTAG